GCCGGCGCTAGTGGTGCTCACCCTGCTGGAGATGGGCGCCGTGCTGATGATCCTGGGCGAATTGGGATTCGTGGGCGTGTTCATCGGCGGCGGCGCTCAGACGGAGGGGTTCGGCGGGACGGTGGCGATTGCCGACGTCCCCGAGTGGGGGGCCATGCTGGCCGGCGCGCGCGCCTACATCCGCACCTCGCCGTGGATGGTCTTCTGGCCGGCCATGGCCTTCTTCGTCGCCGTGTTGGGCTTCAACCTGACGGGCGAGGGGCTACGGAGGATTGTGCGCGAGGCCGGGGTCAATACCGCCGCGCTCATCTCCAAGCGCATGGTGGTCGTGGTGGCCGCCATCACGTTGCTCACCTGGTACATCGTGAGCCAGATCAGCCCCGGCGTGTCCTACGCCAAACTGGCCAGCCAGTTTGACGCCGACAGCGCCCAACAGCACGCGGCGCGCATCGTGGAACTCCAGCAGGCCGACCCGGGCTTCGGCACCGAGGGGGCCAAAGCCGCGGCGGAATACATCGCGGCGCAGATGCAAGCGTGCGGCGTCTTGCCTGCGGCGGGCGGCCAGAGTTACCTGCAGCCGGTAACCCGCGTCGTTGCGCCGCGCCGCAGCGCGCCCGTGCTGGAAGCCGAGGCCGCAGGGCAGACCGTGGCCCTGGCGCACGGGGCCGACTTCGGCGAGCAGGTGTACCGCCACGGCGGCTCGGGCAGCGCCGACGCCCCCCTGACCTTCGTCGGCTTCGCCCGCCAGAACGTGCCCTACGCCCAGTTCCGTGGGCTGGACTTGCGCGGGCAAGTGGCGGTGGTTCTGGCCAAGAACATGCCGGCTGCCTTTGATACCGAGGCGCTGATTCGCGGCGCGCGGGCCATCCTCGTCATCACCGACGATGCCGCGCCTCACACCGACTGGGCGGCGGGCGAGCCCGGCTTCATGGAGAAGCCCACCTTCCCCATCCTGCACGTGCGGCCCGAGGCGGCCGACCGCCTGCTGCAATTGGCCGGCTTCACCGTGGCCGACCTGCAGGCGCAGGTGGACGAATTCGCCGCGTCATCCGCCGAACGCCCCTGGTTCGCCCAGCCGTTGGCCGTGCAGGTGCGCGTGCGCGTGGAGTTGGGCCAACCGGAAGAACGAACCGGCTACAACGTCCTGGGCATCCTGCCGGGGAACGACACGTCGCTGGACAAGGAGGCGCTCCTGGTGTCCACCCACTACGACATGCCCGAGCCTGACCCTGGCCGCCCGTTCCTCACCGCCAGCGACGGCCCCGCGGGCGTGGGCATCCTGCTGGAAATCGCCCGCCTGTGGCAGGCCGAGCAGTTCAAGCCGCGCCGCACCGTGCTCTTTGCGGCATGGGCAGCGGGGTATTCCGACACGTCCGGCGCGCAAACATACCTAGCCGAGTTCACGCCCTACCGCTCGCTGGAGCGCAACGCGGTCATCCACCTGGGCAGCGTGGGGGCGGGCGACGACGCTCTCGTCGTGGATGCGAAGAGCAGCACCCTGGGCGGCCTGCTGGAGCGCAGCGCCCAGGTTGCGGGCGCTCCCATCGCCAGGGGAAGCGCCTGCGCGCACGCCTACTGCAAGGAACTGGCCGAGAGGTCGGCGACGCTGGCCTGGCATGGGGGGCCCACCGCCTTCCGGGGCGGCGCGCCCGATGACGCGCAGACGACGGCCATCGGCAAGGTGGGTCAGATCGTCAACCTGGCCCTCATCACGGCCAGCAGGCAGTATCACTACTAGCCGATGGCCTTTCGCCGATAGCCTTTCGCCTTTGGCATTGACCGACGGCGAGGGGCTACAGGCTAACGGCTAATGGCGAACGGCCAAAGGCTAATGGCTTATGAGTAACGAACGACCGCCAGACAAACTGAATACCCTCCTCGCCCGCATCGTCGTCGCGCTGGGGGCCTGCGTGCTCCTGAGCGCCGCGGCCGTCGCGTACCTGTGGCTGCGGCCCGCGTCGGAGGCGCAGGGCGTGCGGCAGATCGCCTACGCAGCCACCGGCACCGGGGGCAGCCTGGACTTGTTCCTGGCAGACGCGGCGGGGCAGAACATCCGGCCGCTGACCCAGACGCCCGAACACGAGGCTTGGCCCGTGTGGTCGCCCGATGGCAAGCAATTGGCCTTCGTGCGCATATCCGCGCAGTCGGCTCGGGCAGGCGGGGTTGACCAGAACGCCGGCGTGTACCTCCTGACGCTGGAGGGAGACAAGCCCGTAGAGCGGCGCATCGGTGACATGTCGGCGCTTGGCTGGCCCGAACCTGCCTGGTCACCCGACGGGCGGCGCGTCGCCTGGCTGCGCACGGTGCTCCCCGGCCGCGAGGGCGGCCCCATCACCAGCGAGTTGGTCATCGTGAACGTGGCCACCCTGGCCACCGAGACCCACCCGCTCACCCCCACCGTCAGCGCGACCGGCGTGAGTTGGGCGCCCGATGGCCAGTCGCTGGCCCTGATCGCGTACATGGGGGTTGTCAGCGTCCCTCCGGGGCGCGCGCCGACTTTGCCGGAGAGCGCGCCTATCCCCATCGCCGCCTGGGTGTACAACGTGGCCAACCGCACGCTGTCGCCTGTTGCGTCGGATGCGACGCGGGTGCGCTGGTCGCCGACGGGCGAGTGGCTGGCGTACACCGACGCCGAAAAGGGCAACGGGGTTCGGCTGGTGCGGCCCGATGGCACAGGCGCCTACGCGCTTCTGGATCGGGGGTACGTCATGGATCTCGCCTGGTCTCCCGATGGCGCGAGATTGGCGGCAGCCGTCTGGGACGAGAGTCAGGCCGCGTATGTGTTGTACATCTACACGATAGAAGACGGGACGGCCACCGTGTTCCCAATCATGGGCGACCGCCAGTCCTCGCCGCAGAGTCTCGCGTGGTCTCCCGATGGGGTGTATCTTTCCTACTCGCTTTTCTGGCAGGGGCCGGGCTCGCTGCCCGATGGAAACCTGTGGATTCTGGACACGAGAACCGGCGCCGTGTTCGCGTTCCCGGACAGCCCGGGCCTGGAGGGCCTCGCCGTGTGGAGACCCGGGAGCCATTAGCCTATAGCCATTAGCCAACGGCCGACATAAGCCAGGCTAATGGCTGATGGCGGAGAGCCAAAGGCTGACATCATGAACCGACTACGCAACCTCAACCGAAACGTGCTCATCGCCCTCATCGCGGCGCTGCTCGTCGCGGAGGCAGGGCTTATCTGGGCGGGCGCGCAGGCGCTCCGGCGTTCGGCTGCGCCCATGGCCGCGGCCCCCACGGCCGTCGCCGGCAAGCCTCGCCCCACCGCGACGCCCGCGCCGGGCAAGCCCACGCCCGCCCCTGTGGAGACGCCCGCCGTACAGCCCGTGGTGCGCGAGCCCGGCCCGGCCGTGGCAGGCGGCGACTTCCTGGCCGTGGGGCGCATGTTTGACGCCGAACAGGCGATGGACTTCGTGGAAGCATTGTGCGCGCCGGAGTTGGGCGGCCGCCAACCCGGAACGAATGGCGGGCGCGCCGCAGGCGACTACATCGCCCAGAAGTTCCAGGAGTTCGGTCTCCAGCCCGCCGGAACCGACGGCTACTTCCAGCCGTTTACCGTCCCCTTCGCCGAAATCACCGCCGTCCCGACGTTCGTCTTCACCACCACCGCCGGCGTCGTGTACGACGACTTCGTGTACCGCGAGGACTTCGCCTTCGCCTGGGGTGGCTACGCCGGCGGCGGAACGGCGGACGGCCGCGTGATTTGGGTCAACGAGTGCCGCGCAGAGGACTTTCGCGGCGCGGACGTGGCGGGGCAAATCGCCTTCTGCAAGTTCTCGGCCAGCGACGAGGTGTACCGCCAAGCCCTGGAGCACGGCGCTAGCGGGCTGATTCTGCTCACCGAAGCCGAGAGCCGCGTGGACCGGCTCCGCACGTACCGCCAGCCCAACTACCTGCCCGACAGTTTGCCCACGCTTCTGGTGCTGCCCCAGGTAGCCCAGGCCCTTCTGAGCGACAGCGGCTACACGCTGGACGACCTGTCCCTGCTGTATCGCCCCGTGGAACTCAACGTGCAGGCGCACTTTGAAGTGCACCTCAACGAGCCAGGGGAAGCGCAGGCCCGCAACGTCCTGGGCGTGTTGCCGGGCCGCGACCCCAACCTGCGCGACAAGGTGGTCATCATCGGCGCGCACTACGACCACCTGGGCAGCGACGCCAACGGCGACATCTACCGCGGCGCCAACGACAATGCCTCGGGCACGGCCGCCCTGCTGGAAATCGCGCGCTCCTGGCAGCAGGCCGGCTTCGTCCCCGACGCCACGGTGCTCTTTGCCGCGTGGGACGCCGAGGAGCAGGGGCTGCTGGGCGCCGAGCACTACGTGCAAAACCCGCGCTATCCGCTGACCGCCACCCTCGGCATGATCCAGATGGACATGGTGGGATTGGCGTCCGATGGCGTGTTGACGCTGGACGGCTCCGACAACGCCGTGGGGCGGCAGTTGCAGGCCAGCGCTGCCTTGTTCGGCGTGCAGACGGGCGAGGTGTCCTTCCAGGGCGGGAGCGACCACGCCGCCTTCCTCCGCGCCAACGTCCCTGCTGCGCTCCTCATCTGGGACAACGCCGACGTGCCCTACTACCACACGCCGCAGGACACGCCCGAAACGCTCCAGCCCGAACGCCTGCGCCAGGCCGGCGCCATTGCCTCGCACGCGGCCATAGCGCTGTCCACGGTGGGGCCGCGGCTGCGCGCCCTGCTGGACGCCCAGGCCCGCGCCATCGCCGCCGGAGACGCCCAGGCTTACGCCGCCACGCTGGACCCCGCCGACGCCGAATTGCGCGCCGCCGGGATGGACTGGCTCGCCACGCGCCCTGCGGAAGCCCGCCAGGGCTACACCCTGACCGTGAGCAGCCTGCTGGTGTCGGGCGACAAGGCCCAGGCCGAAATCACCGCCGCGTCCGTGGACAAGGACGGACGCCGATCGGTGCTCGCTTCGTACCCGGCCCAGATGGTGCGCCGCGGAGCCGAGTGGTACGCCACCTGGCCCGTTGCGGCCGTGGTTCAGGCGCCCGCCATGACCGTGCAGATGGTGCGGCAGGACGAAAACGATGCGGAATGGGCCAACCGCCTGGCCCAAGCGCGACTCCGCGCAGCCCTCGCGCTCGGCCTGCGCAATCCGCAGCCCGTTACCGTAACGGTGTACCCCGATGCAAACACCTTCGCGTGGCTGGCCGGTGCGGGCACGGCCGCCTACTCGCCCCTGCCAGGATGGCACATCTCGCGGACCGAAACCCTCACGCCCACGGCCGTGAACATGGTGCGCGCGGAGTTGGGCATGCCCTTGCGCGAAGGGGCGTGGCTTGGCCTCGGCCTCGTGCAGTGGGTAGAGACGGCCGGCGACCCCGACGCAAGACGTGCCCGGTCCCTTGAGATGACGCCCCTGCTGGACGGCACGGTCTCGGCCCAGCAGGTGCTCACCCTCACGGCCGAGGCCCTGGACAGCCGGAGCGCCGCCGTGGCCTGGAGCCTGACCGAGTTCTTCATGCAGACGTATGGGACGGACGGCCTGCGGAAGTTCTGCGCGGCCTGGGGCCGAACGGGAGCGCAAGAGGGGGCCTTCGCCGCCCTGGGCACGACGCCCGAAGCGTTCGCCCAGGCGTGGGAATCCGCGGTGCTTGCCCCGCTGACCCAGGCGCGCGCGGGCATAGACGAGGTGCTGAGCCAACGCGAGCAGGCGGTCCAGGCCGGCGACAAGGCCGCATTCCTGGCCACCGTGAACCCCGGCGACGCCGCGTTCCTGGCCGAAGAGGGCCACTGGTTTGACGATCTCGCCAGGCACCCCGTGAGCGCCTACACGCTGAAGGCGCAACTCGTCGCGCTGGACGAACGGGGCGCGCTGGCCAACCTGCAGACCGCCGCCACGCTCAAAGACGGCGGCAAGACGGTACAGGCGTCCTACGCGGCCCGATTCATCCGAGCGGGCGACCGCTGGGTGCTGGCAGGGCCTGATTGGACGGTGGAGCAGGGCGAGCACTTCGTGGTCAAGTACGCCGCACCCACGACGCAGGACGTGGCCCTGTCGGTGCTCAATGCGGCCGAACGGGCCTTCGCGCAGGTAACGGGCGACCTGGCCCACGCGCCCGCGTCGCCCACCGAAATCAAGTTGTACGACGACCAGGCCGTGATGCTGGCATCCATCCCCCCATCCGCGCCCTCGTGGGTCAAAGGCTGGTACGAGCCGGGCGAGGCGATCAAGTTGTGGGTCGGCGCCAAGGGGATGGATTTCGCGAGCGTCATCGCCCACGAGTTCACGCACCGCGTCCTGTTTGACCTGGGCGTTGACCTGGAATGGCTGCACGAGGGCG
The sequence above is a segment of the Chloroflexota bacterium genome. Coding sequences within it:
- a CDS encoding ABC transporter permease subunit; the encoded protein is MARLSDAINSIRKRRRDAPDAPVRTGRFRWRLITLNFPFMAGMLIVLFLLAVAVVGPRFASQNPYLSAQRSSEMINGQLVFPPFPPSDEFPLGSDQWGRDVLSLLLYGARNTLVACLFVTMARLLLGFGLGAVAGWRSGGLADRLIMGMVEILSSLPMLLTGMILILALDIRRGLSAFLIALCLVGWGEIAQYIRSEFVSLREKPFVEGARVIGLTEGGIIVRHILPNVLPALVVLTLLEMGAVLMILGELGFVGVFIGGGAQTEGFGGTVAIADVPEWGAMLAGARAYIRTSPWMVFWPAMAFFVAVLGFNLTGEGLRRIVREAGVNTAALISKRMVVVVAAITLLTWYIVSQISPGVSYAKLASQFDADSAQQHAARIVELQQADPGFGTEGAKAAAEYIAAQMQACGVLPAAGGQSYLQPVTRVVAPRRSAPVLEAEAAGQTVALAHGADFGEQVYRHGGSGSADAPLTFVGFARQNVPYAQFRGLDLRGQVAVVLAKNMPAAFDTEALIRGARAILVITDDAAPHTDWAAGEPGFMEKPTFPILHVRPEAADRLLQLAGFTVADLQAQVDEFAASSAERPWFAQPLAVQVRVRVELGQPEERTGYNVLGILPGNDTSLDKEALLVSTHYDMPEPDPGRPFLTASDGPAGVGILLEIARLWQAEQFKPRRTVLFAAWAAGYSDTSGAQTYLAEFTPYRSLERNAVIHLGSVGAGDDALVVDAKSSTLGGLLERSAQVAGAPIARGSACAHAYCKELAERSATLAWHGGPTAFRGGAPDDAQTTAIGKVGQIVNLALITASRQYHY
- a CDS encoding PD40 domain-containing protein, whose protein sequence is MSNERPPDKLNTLLARIVVALGACVLLSAAAVAYLWLRPASEAQGVRQIAYAATGTGGSLDLFLADAAGQNIRPLTQTPEHEAWPVWSPDGKQLAFVRISAQSARAGGVDQNAGVYLLTLEGDKPVERRIGDMSALGWPEPAWSPDGRRVAWLRTVLPGREGGPITSELVIVNVATLATETHPLTPTVSATGVSWAPDGQSLALIAYMGVVSVPPGRAPTLPESAPIPIAAWVYNVANRTLSPVASDATRVRWSPTGEWLAYTDAEKGNGVRLVRPDGTGAYALLDRGYVMDLAWSPDGARLAAAVWDESQAAYVLYIYTIEDGTATVFPIMGDRQSSPQSLAWSPDGVYLSYSLFWQGPGSLPDGNLWILDTRTGAVFAFPDSPGLEGLAVWRPGSH
- a CDS encoding M20/M25/M40 family metallo-hydrolase; amino-acid sequence: MNRLRNLNRNVLIALIAALLVAEAGLIWAGAQALRRSAAPMAAAPTAVAGKPRPTATPAPGKPTPAPVETPAVQPVVREPGPAVAGGDFLAVGRMFDAEQAMDFVEALCAPELGGRQPGTNGGRAAGDYIAQKFQEFGLQPAGTDGYFQPFTVPFAEITAVPTFVFTTTAGVVYDDFVYREDFAFAWGGYAGGGTADGRVIWVNECRAEDFRGADVAGQIAFCKFSASDEVYRQALEHGASGLILLTEAESRVDRLRTYRQPNYLPDSLPTLLVLPQVAQALLSDSGYTLDDLSLLYRPVELNVQAHFEVHLNEPGEAQARNVLGVLPGRDPNLRDKVVIIGAHYDHLGSDANGDIYRGANDNASGTAALLEIARSWQQAGFVPDATVLFAAWDAEEQGLLGAEHYVQNPRYPLTATLGMIQMDMVGLASDGVLTLDGSDNAVGRQLQASAALFGVQTGEVSFQGGSDHAAFLRANVPAALLIWDNADVPYYHTPQDTPETLQPERLRQAGAIASHAAIALSTVGPRLRALLDAQARAIAAGDAQAYAATLDPADAELRAAGMDWLATRPAEARQGYTLTVSSLLVSGDKAQAEITAASVDKDGRRSVLASYPAQMVRRGAEWYATWPVAAVVQAPAMTVQMVRQDENDAEWANRLAQARLRAALALGLRNPQPVTVTVYPDANTFAWLAGAGTAAYSPLPGWHISRTETLTPTAVNMVRAELGMPLREGAWLGLGLVQWVETAGDPDARRARSLEMTPLLDGTVSAQQVLTLTAEALDSRSAAVAWSLTEFFMQTYGTDGLRKFCAAWGRTGAQEGAFAALGTTPEAFAQAWESAVLAPLTQARAGIDEVLSQREQAVQAGDKAAFLATVNPGDAAFLAEEGHWFDDLARHPVSAYTLKAQLVALDERGALANLQTAATLKDGGKTVQASYAARFIRAGDRWVLAGPDWTVEQGEHFVVKYAAPTTQDVALSVLNAAERAFAQVTGDLAHAPASPTEIKLYDDQAVMLASIPPSAPSWVKGWYEPGEAIKLWVGAKGMDFASVIAHEFTHRVLFDLGVDLEWLHEGVAVFEAMRAAPESAASLQTRYVPAVREAQRTQKLLDWANMPTYSNLNEQDTTLYYGQSWMFVDEFVRQFGMDSLNRLLRSLGEGRGFAQAFSVAARMPFSEWEPQWQAAVRLGGVPAELIRAAQAFSADRALDIVRRLASPEYAGRRAGSPGAEAAARWIAEQMQALGLQPGAPDGSFFQAVPVAYAELAGVPVLRFSQTVTGGEVALVYGVDFREAAGGCAGGGDVASDLVWLPKGFPEGVRLGGRVALKYQSADPAAEAEAALTHGAGGLILVVKDAALNMRERTVPSRAMEAETIPVAQIQESTWREMIKMAGLTPYEANNAPRALLLRLQAQLTVPYSAPQTAQALTVVGVLSGERADARPLIIGAHYDGVGATPDGTQYPGANKNASGVAVMLEVARVLAESGFRPSRPVYFVAWGAEEAGLASSRFYADRPIVPLDEMMGLLELDTVGAARSYYLNLEGEKDGLEATLLFNLRLAADLLDRRVSPEAYKGGNTHASFRDRGVPAVLLFWPNAEYLHTPQDAPDTLDPYKLATTGEVTALAAMMLAR